The following proteins are co-located in the Micromonospora coriariae genome:
- a CDS encoding adenosylcobinamide-GDP ribazoletransferase produces MPAESRLAAGARLAVTTFSTLPVRAGRIDRPVAGTAMALAPAVGVLLGALLAGVLLLFGAFAPAPVAAGVTVGAAALLTRGLHLDGLADTVDALGSYRRGAAALEIMKKPDVGPFGVVALVVVLLVQAAALAELVGRSWPACLAAVVAATAAGRLGVTVACRRGVPAARPDGLGALVAGTVGPVAVVAGAVAVVLLAVPAVPGRPWQGPLAIAAAFAVAVPLLAHVVRRLGGITGDVLGATVEVVTTLVYLGLVLSG; encoded by the coding sequence GTGCCGGCTGAGTCGCGGCTCGCCGCGGGGGCCCGGCTGGCGGTCACCACGTTCAGCACGTTGCCGGTCCGGGCCGGCCGGATCGACCGCCCGGTGGCCGGCACCGCGATGGCGCTCGCCCCGGCGGTCGGCGTCCTGCTCGGCGCGCTGCTGGCCGGCGTGCTGCTGCTGTTCGGCGCGTTCGCTCCCGCACCGGTGGCCGCCGGCGTGACGGTGGGTGCCGCCGCCCTGCTCACCCGGGGGCTGCACCTGGACGGGCTGGCCGACACCGTGGACGCGCTCGGCTCGTACCGGCGGGGCGCGGCCGCGCTGGAGATCATGAAGAAGCCGGACGTCGGCCCGTTCGGGGTGGTCGCCCTGGTGGTCGTCCTGCTGGTGCAGGCGGCGGCGCTCGCCGAGCTTGTCGGTCGGTCCTGGCCGGCGTGCCTGGCGGCGGTGGTCGCGGCGACCGCCGCCGGGCGGCTGGGTGTGACGGTGGCCTGCCGGCGGGGTGTGCCGGCGGCCCGCCCGGACGGGCTGGGCGCGCTGGTGGCCGGCACGGTGGGTCCGGTGGCGGTGGTCGCCGGGGCGGTCGCCGTCGTGCTGCTGGCGGTGCCCGCGGTGCCGGGCCGCCCGTGGCAGGGGCCGCTGGCCATTGCCGCCGCGTTCGCCGTCGCGGTGCCGCTGCTGGCCCACGTGGTACGCCGGCTCGGCGGGATCACCGGCGACGTGCTCGGCGCGACCGTCGAGGTGGTCACCACGCTGGTCTACCTGGGTCTGGTGCTGTCCGGCTGA
- a CDS encoding protein kinase domain-containing protein — MLTRGVLLGDRYRLGERVATGGMGAVWRGTDVLLEREVAVKVLLPSLVADPEFTARFRAEAQMLAALRHPGVVAVHDVGQATLADASRVDYLVMEYVEGEPLSARVRQVGRLDPATTMSVLAQAADALHTAHLAGIVHRDVKPGNLLVKADGRVVLVDFGIARSRSMAGLTAANMVLGTASYMSPEQATGQPVSPATDVYALGAVAYFCLAGQPPFDGDNPLAVALRHAQDEPAPLPSDTPPAVVAVVARALAKGPADRFASAAELARAAADARDATLAGIPPAARPPWALAAPGPSGPGPTPPAVAPPVPSPTPPAVARPNPPAAESAPSAPPTDPRPPAVFGTEPAGTREDPFRPGSARRRGPLLVGVGAVVLVALVAGAVAALRPDGERGGTDLPPALAGESAPAANDPLPSGDAATSGPRPSGTPGASRSATTGPAGAAGRSGAPASGAPAPPTTAPGSTPTGSVTGKPTSSGSPAGRPNPYTAAQVCGSGYQVIDSATLTGGDGRRRGRVYLLYHSGSGNNCVVTLKDTAVGTKSAASAYLEVQGRARSTDSGSFDYYAGPVRASAAGTCVKWGGATGGVSYGSGFEHCD, encoded by the coding sequence GTGCTGACACGGGGAGTGCTGCTCGGTGACCGGTACCGGCTGGGCGAGCGGGTGGCGACGGGCGGGATGGGCGCGGTCTGGCGCGGCACCGACGTGCTGCTGGAACGCGAGGTGGCCGTGAAGGTGTTGCTGCCGTCGCTGGTCGCCGACCCGGAGTTCACCGCCCGGTTCCGGGCCGAGGCGCAGATGCTGGCGGCGCTGCGGCACCCCGGCGTGGTCGCGGTGCACGACGTCGGACAGGCCACGCTCGCCGACGCCAGCCGGGTCGACTACCTGGTGATGGAGTACGTCGAGGGCGAGCCGTTGTCCGCCCGGGTACGCCAGGTGGGTCGACTGGACCCGGCGACCACCATGTCGGTGCTGGCGCAGGCCGCGGACGCGCTGCACACCGCCCACCTCGCCGGCATCGTGCACCGGGACGTGAAGCCGGGCAACCTGCTGGTCAAGGCGGACGGCAGGGTGGTGCTTGTCGACTTCGGCATCGCCCGGTCGCGCAGCATGGCAGGGCTCACCGCCGCGAACATGGTGCTCGGCACCGCCTCGTACATGTCCCCCGAGCAGGCCACCGGCCAGCCGGTCTCCCCCGCCACCGACGTGTACGCGCTGGGCGCGGTGGCGTACTTCTGCCTGGCCGGGCAGCCCCCGTTCGACGGGGACAACCCGCTCGCGGTGGCGTTGCGGCACGCCCAGGACGAGCCTGCGCCGCTGCCGTCGGACACCCCACCGGCGGTGGTGGCGGTCGTCGCGCGCGCGTTGGCCAAGGGGCCGGCGGACCGGTTCGCCAGCGCCGCCGAGCTGGCCCGCGCCGCCGCCGACGCCCGCGACGCGACACTGGCCGGCATCCCGCCGGCCGCCCGCCCACCGTGGGCACTGGCCGCCCCCGGCCCGTCCGGCCCGGGTCCCACTCCGCCGGCCGTCGCGCCGCCCGTCCCGAGCCCCACCCCGCCGGCCGTCGCGCGTCCCAACCCGCCGGCCGCCGAGTCGGCGCCCTCGGCTCCACCCACGGACCCGCGTCCCCCGGCGGTCTTCGGGACCGAACCGGCGGGGACCCGGGAGGACCCGTTCCGGCCCGGGTCGGCCCGGCGGCGCGGGCCGCTGCTGGTCGGGGTCGGCGCGGTCGTCCTCGTCGCGCTGGTCGCTGGGGCCGTGGCGGCACTGCGGCCCGACGGGGAGCGTGGGGGAACGGACCTTCCGCCGGCCCTGGCCGGCGAATCGGCGCCGGCCGCGAACGACCCGCTGCCGAGCGGGGACGCGGCCACCTCGGGGCCACGACCGAGCGGCACGCCGGGCGCCAGCCGCAGCGCGACCACCGGACCGGCCGGCGCCGCCGGCCGGTCCGGCGCGCCGGCCAGCGGCGCCCCGGCCCCACCCACCACGGCACCGGGGAGCACGCCGACCGGGTCCGTCACCGGCAAGCCGACGTCCAGCGGCAGCCCGGCGGGCCGGCCCAACCCGTACACGGCGGCCCAGGTGTGCGGCAGCGGATACCAGGTGATCGACTCGGCGACGCTGACCGGCGGCGACGGCCGCCGGCGGGGACGGGTCTACCTGCTCTACCACTCGGGCAGCGGCAACAACTGCGTGGTCACCCTCAAGGACACCGCGGTCGGCACGAAGTCGGCGGCCTCGGCGTACCTGGAGGTGCAGGGGCGGGCCCGCAGCACCGACAGCGGGTCGTTCGACTACTACGCCGGGCCGGTGCGGGCCAGCGCAGCCGGGACGTGCGTGAAGTGGGGCGGCGCCACCGGCGGGGTCAGCTACGGCAGCGGATTCGAGCACTGCGACTGA
- the gcvT gene encoding glycine cleavage system aminomethyltransferase GcvT, whose protein sequence is MTEVTSDAAATRLRRSPLHERHTAAGAKFAPFGGWEMPLEYAGGGVLKEHTAVRSAVGVFDVSHLGKARVSGPGAAEFVNACLSNDLGRIGPGRAQYTLCCDDATGGVVDDIIAYLYADDHVFLIPNAANTAEVVRRLRAAAPEQVTVTDEHEAYAVLAVQGPRSAELLGALGLPTEHDYMSFSAATLAGVELTVCRTGYTGELGYELVVPAEHAVTVWDALFAAGESFGLRACGLAARDTLRTEMGYPLHGQDLSLDITPVQARSGWAVGWDKPAFWGRDVLRTEKADGPRRTLRGLVAVDRAIPRPGMTLHVGDVQVGTVTSGTFSPTRKQGIALALLDTDAKLADGDLVEIEIRGRRAPMQVTRPPFVTPSVR, encoded by the coding sequence ATGACCGAAGTGACCTCCGACGCCGCCGCGACCCGGCTGCGCCGTTCCCCGCTGCACGAGCGGCACACCGCCGCCGGCGCCAAGTTCGCCCCCTTCGGGGGCTGGGAGATGCCGCTGGAGTACGCCGGCGGCGGGGTGCTCAAGGAGCACACCGCGGTGCGGAGCGCGGTGGGGGTCTTCGACGTGTCACACCTGGGCAAGGCCCGGGTGAGCGGCCCCGGCGCCGCCGAGTTCGTCAACGCCTGCCTCAGCAACGACCTGGGCCGGATCGGGCCGGGCCGGGCGCAGTACACGCTCTGCTGCGACGACGCCACCGGCGGCGTGGTGGACGACATCATCGCCTACCTGTACGCCGACGACCACGTCTTCCTCATCCCCAACGCGGCGAACACCGCCGAGGTGGTCCGCCGGCTGCGGGCCGCCGCGCCGGAGCAGGTCACCGTCACCGACGAGCACGAGGCGTACGCCGTGCTGGCCGTGCAGGGGCCGCGCTCGGCGGAGCTGCTGGGCGCCCTCGGCCTGCCCACCGAGCACGACTACATGAGCTTCTCCGCCGCCACCCTGGCCGGGGTCGAGCTGACGGTCTGCCGCACCGGCTACACCGGTGAGCTGGGCTACGAGCTGGTCGTGCCGGCGGAGCACGCGGTCACCGTCTGGGACGCGCTCTTCGCCGCCGGCGAGAGCTTCGGGCTGCGCGCCTGCGGGCTGGCCGCCCGGGACACGCTGCGCACCGAGATGGGCTACCCGCTGCACGGGCAGGACCTCTCCCTGGACATCACCCCGGTGCAGGCACGGTCCGGCTGGGCGGTGGGCTGGGACAAGCCGGCCTTCTGGGGCCGTGACGTGCTGCGTACCGAGAAGGCCGACGGCCCCCGGCGTACGCTGCGCGGCCTGGTGGCCGTCGACCGGGCCATTCCGCGGCCCGGGATGACCCTGCACGTCGGTGACGTGCAGGTCGGCACGGTCACCAGCGGCACCTTCTCGCCGACCCGCAAGCAGGGCATCGCGCTGGCCCTGCTGGACACCGACGCCAAGCTCGCCGACGGCGACCTGGTCGAGATCGAGATCCGCGGCCGCCGAGCCCCCATGCAGGTAACCCGCCCCCCGTTCGTCACCCCGTCAGTCAGGTAG
- a CDS encoding bifunctional adenosylcobinamide kinase/adenosylcobinamide-phosphate guanylyltransferase, producing MSVDGWNTVLVLGGIRSGKSEFAESLVADAPVVRYVATAAEGDPEDTEWATRLAAHRARRPGSWSTEETAADPRRLADVLASAQPNETLLVDDLGGWVTVLLDPDHQPADDLATIAELAEAVRACSARVVLVSPEVGLSLVPTTPLGRAFTDALGAANRAVADACDAVVLVVAGQPAWLKPAVPPATAAVPPATAAVPAPAAGTTPVGPGPVDADSADVEVTPEVQLPDVLTHAPPAAPNQEPGNPWAAPTMALPMVATGLVIQPGMELPMPDEYTGPQAVDRLATLDVPGAGLGVLDRVVGFAAATQGTPTPVAWSSVRVLLLHGDHAGGASAGTVAGESARRAGQARAGQGALARLAAESGASLQVVDTPAAAPMEDQPALSPEQVESALRYGWRLAEQAADAGVQLLVLAACGAGTEAAAAAVLAATAGAEPPAVLGRVITNSGEIDDAAWMIRCAAVRDALHRTRRSPRGAKDVLAELGGGDVAVATGVLLGATARRMPVLLDGPVGLAAGMVSRDLAGQARHWCLLADHGGHPAVRLAADVLGLTPLLDLRLDLGEGANALVALPLLRSVLSLAAALPVHPSLAGAGEPEQGSEEPEDTEPEDTEPDYSEPEPDGPGPATTGADEQAASGWRAG from the coding sequence ATGTCCGTTGACGGGTGGAACACGGTCCTGGTGCTCGGCGGTATCCGGTCCGGCAAGTCCGAGTTCGCCGAGTCCCTGGTCGCCGACGCGCCGGTGGTCCGCTACGTCGCCACCGCCGCGGAGGGCGACCCGGAGGACACCGAGTGGGCGACCCGCCTGGCGGCGCACCGCGCCCGGCGGCCGGGCAGCTGGAGCACCGAGGAGACCGCGGCCGACCCACGGCGGCTGGCCGACGTCCTCGCGTCCGCCCAGCCGAACGAAACGCTGCTCGTGGACGACCTGGGCGGCTGGGTGACGGTGCTGCTCGACCCGGACCACCAGCCCGCCGACGACCTGGCGACCATCGCTGAGCTGGCCGAGGCGGTCCGCGCCTGCTCGGCGCGGGTGGTCCTGGTCAGCCCCGAGGTCGGGTTGTCCCTGGTGCCGACCACGCCGCTGGGCCGGGCGTTCACCGACGCGCTCGGCGCTGCCAACCGGGCCGTCGCCGACGCCTGCGACGCCGTGGTGCTGGTGGTCGCCGGCCAGCCGGCCTGGCTGAAGCCGGCAGTGCCGCCCGCGACCGCCGCCGTACCGCCCGCCACCGCCGCAGTGCCGGCACCCGCGGCCGGGACCACGCCGGTCGGGCCCGGCCCGGTCGACGCGGATTCGGCCGACGTCGAGGTGACCCCGGAGGTGCAGCTGCCGGACGTGCTGACCCACGCGCCGCCGGCCGCCCCGAACCAGGAGCCGGGCAACCCCTGGGCCGCGCCGACCATGGCGCTGCCGATGGTGGCCACCGGGCTGGTCATCCAGCCCGGCATGGAGCTGCCGATGCCCGACGAGTACACCGGCCCCCAGGCGGTGGACCGGCTGGCCACGTTGGACGTACCCGGCGCCGGGCTGGGCGTACTGGACCGCGTCGTCGGCTTCGCCGCCGCCACCCAGGGCACCCCGACCCCGGTCGCCTGGAGTTCCGTGCGGGTGCTGCTGCTGCACGGTGACCACGCCGGTGGGGCGTCGGCCGGCACCGTCGCCGGTGAGTCGGCGCGCCGGGCCGGGCAGGCCCGTGCAGGGCAGGGCGCGCTGGCCCGGCTGGCCGCCGAGAGCGGCGCCAGCCTCCAGGTGGTGGACACTCCGGCCGCCGCGCCGATGGAGGACCAGCCGGCGCTCAGCCCCGAGCAGGTGGAGTCGGCGCTGCGCTACGGCTGGCGGTTGGCCGAGCAGGCCGCCGACGCCGGCGTACAGCTGCTGGTGCTGGCCGCGTGCGGCGCCGGCACCGAGGCCGCCGCGGCGGCGGTGCTGGCGGCCACCGCGGGCGCGGAACCGCCGGCGGTGCTCGGCCGGGTGATCACCAACTCCGGCGAGATCGACGACGCGGCCTGGATGATCCGCTGCGCGGCGGTACGCGACGCGCTGCACCGCACCCGCCGCTCGCCCAGGGGCGCCAAGGACGTGCTGGCCGAGCTGGGCGGCGGCGACGTGGCGGTGGCCACCGGCGTGCTGCTCGGCGCCACCGCCCGCCGGATGCCGGTGCTGCTGGACGGGCCGGTCGGGCTGGCCGCCGGGATGGTCAGCCGCGACCTGGCCGGGCAGGCGCGGCACTGGTGCCTGCTCGCCGACCACGGCGGTCACCCGGCGGTGCGGCTGGCCGCCGACGTGCTCGGCCTCACCCCGCTGCTCGACCTGCGGCTGGATCTCGGCGAGGGGGCCAACGCGCTGGTCGCGCTCCCGCTGCTGCGCTCGGTGCTGTCCCTGGCCGCCGCGCTCCCGGTCCACCCGTCGCTGGCCGGCGCCGGGGAGCCGGAGCAGGGCTCCGAGGAGCCGGAGGACACCGAGCCGGAGGACACCGAACCGGACTACAGCGAGCCGGAGCCGGACGGGCCGGGCCCGGCCACCACCGGGGCGGACGAGCAGGCGGCGTCGGGCTGGCGTGCCGGCTGA
- a CDS encoding DUF2314 domain-containing protein, translating into MLITDDFLPVPVPESLSATYLVPMAGLPKVSAKTAVAALTGRLAEPVHGLARQMLDSPLMSVDTRPIAEFPELPPDLLTAFGATEAQLARLAAATHLVVVQAEYRPGWPPAHEWAARAVAAAVAESVDSDVVDVFGLQFLDPATALRSLPDEQGRIRLVDWVLVPYSSDVEGLWFTTKGLRRFGLLELQTQGVPDHLTRAWGAVMTGAARRLLRDWTDGLSGEEVPAFVQLPVLATVTGHDIAVAYGNPEQHGATAPVLLRLELDPATDPEADSFLSLRPPAGHPGPDGRYYAAACATLFSGIQPDVRYARSGDAMSRAVATARAALDDARARFVAGQLPPESQLVVKYGLPGDDGPEYVWAGVTSWEAPERIVGVSASDAATDSSVRIGAPVVVEATDVVDWAVLDATGVIEGGWTQAVLDSGEPPTPTAR; encoded by the coding sequence ATGCTCATCACGGACGACTTCCTGCCCGTACCGGTCCCGGAGTCGCTCAGCGCGACCTACCTGGTGCCGATGGCGGGTCTGCCGAAGGTCAGCGCGAAGACCGCGGTGGCGGCGCTGACCGGCCGGCTGGCCGAGCCGGTGCACGGGCTGGCCCGGCAGATGCTGGACAGCCCGCTGATGAGCGTGGACACCCGGCCGATCGCCGAGTTCCCCGAGTTGCCACCGGATCTGCTCACCGCGTTCGGCGCCACCGAGGCGCAGCTGGCGCGACTGGCCGCGGCGACCCACCTGGTGGTGGTGCAGGCCGAGTACCGGCCCGGCTGGCCGCCGGCGCACGAGTGGGCGGCCCGGGCGGTGGCGGCGGCGGTGGCGGAGTCCGTCGACAGCGACGTGGTGGACGTCTTCGGCCTGCAGTTCCTCGACCCGGCGACCGCGCTGCGCTCGCTCCCGGACGAGCAGGGTCGGATCCGGCTGGTGGACTGGGTGCTGGTGCCGTACTCCTCGGACGTGGAGGGGTTGTGGTTCACCACCAAGGGGCTGCGCCGTTTCGGGCTGCTGGAGTTGCAGACCCAGGGGGTGCCGGACCACCTCACCCGGGCCTGGGGCGCGGTGATGACCGGGGCGGCGCGACGGCTGCTGCGGGACTGGACCGACGGGCTCTCCGGCGAGGAGGTGCCGGCGTTCGTGCAGTTGCCGGTGCTGGCCACTGTGACCGGGCACGACATCGCGGTGGCGTACGGCAACCCGGAGCAGCACGGTGCGACGGCCCCGGTGCTGCTGCGCCTGGAGCTGGACCCGGCGACCGACCCGGAGGCCGACTCGTTCCTCAGCCTGCGCCCGCCGGCCGGGCATCCGGGTCCGGACGGGCGCTACTACGCCGCCGCCTGCGCGACGCTGTTCTCCGGGATCCAGCCGGACGTGCGCTACGCCCGCTCGGGTGACGCGATGAGCCGGGCGGTCGCCACCGCCCGGGCCGCGCTGGACGACGCCCGGGCCCGGTTCGTCGCCGGCCAGTTGCCGCCCGAGTCGCAGCTGGTGGTCAAGTACGGCCTGCCCGGCGACGACGGCCCGGAGTACGTCTGGGCGGGCGTCACCTCGTGGGAGGCCCCGGAACGGATCGTCGGGGTGAGCGCCAGCGACGCCGCCACCGACTCCTCGGTGCGGATCGGCGCCCCGGTCGTGGTGGAGGCGACCGACGTGGTCGACTGGGCGGTGCTGGACGCCACCGGCGTGATCGAGGGCGGCTGGACGCAGGCCGTCCTGGACTCCGGCGAACCCCCCACCCCCACCGCGCGTTGA
- a CDS encoding site-2 protease family protein, translating to MGYDRPGGERLVLGVPRAAFRPSPVFLGLVALFAVSGVLAWNGYGSVRFDVFLFVVSGWLVSLCLHEYAHAVVAFRAGDRDIAHRGYLTLNPLKYTHPLLSIVLPVVVVLLGGIGLPGGAVWVDRHAIPGRLRHTLVSLAGPATNVLFTLVLVAALRIGIQTGGPVEFWAGVALLAFLQLTASVLNLLPVPGLDGGNMIQPWLNPQWRRMYDLFAPYGFLLLFALLWNPRIGGWFFDAVFAIGDLLGLPSWLYATGLDLIRFWQN from the coding sequence ATGGGCTACGACCGGCCGGGCGGGGAGCGGCTGGTGCTGGGCGTGCCCAGGGCGGCGTTCCGGCCCAGCCCGGTCTTCCTCGGCCTGGTCGCCCTCTTCGCGGTCAGCGGGGTGCTGGCCTGGAACGGGTACGGCAGTGTCCGGTTCGACGTGTTCCTCTTCGTGGTCTCCGGGTGGCTGGTCTCGCTCTGCCTGCACGAGTACGCGCACGCGGTGGTGGCCTTCCGGGCCGGCGACCGGGACATCGCCCACCGCGGCTACCTGACGCTCAACCCGTTGAAGTACACCCACCCGCTGCTGTCGATCGTGCTGCCGGTGGTGGTGGTGCTGCTCGGCGGCATCGGCCTGCCCGGCGGCGCGGTGTGGGTGGACCGGCACGCCATTCCGGGCCGGTTGCGGCACACACTGGTCAGCCTCGCCGGGCCGGCGACCAACGTGCTGTTCACGCTGGTGCTGGTGGCGGCGTTGCGGATCGGCATCCAGACGGGGGGTCCGGTCGAGTTCTGGGCCGGGGTGGCGCTGCTGGCGTTCCTCCAGCTCACCGCGAGCGTGCTGAACCTGCTACCGGTCCCCGGCCTGGACGGCGGCAACATGATCCAGCCGTGGCTCAACCCGCAGTGGCGCCGGATGTACGACCTGTTCGCCCCGTACGGCTTCCTGCTGCTCTTCGCGCTGCTGTGGAACCCGCGCATCGGCGGCTGGTTCTTCGACGCGGTCTTCGCCATCGGTGACCTGCTGGGCCTGCCCTCGTGGCTCTACGCCACCGGCCTAGACCTAATCCGCTTCTGGCAAAACTAA
- a CDS encoding leucyl aminopeptidase translates to MTSPRTTTLSLVDTDPAELAVDAIVIGVHSQTGEQGATSGLAGTLLLASGAESIAAAFDGKLTETLALLGATGGPGEVIKLATLGTVTAPLVVAVGLGPEPSGAAPAPETLRRAAGGAIRALAGAPKVALAMPLPDDADAPAALRAVAEGALLGGYRFAGYKTRPQPTRREPVAEVLVSVPDAGDAGALAEISRAQVVAGAVRLSRDWVNTAPNELRPPSFADAVADAARAAGLGVEVLDEAALAAGGYGGIVAVGQGSEAPPRLVKLTYTPQDGGNGKRVALVGKGITFDTGGISIKPAQGMWEMKSDMAGAAAVGAAMLAIAALKPAVAVSAYLPMAENMPSGTSYRPGDVISMYSGKKVEVLNTDAEGRMILADAIARACEDGTDYLFETSTLTGGQVIALGKRMAGVMGTAELCERVRTVGDAVGEPAWPMPLPDDVRKGMDSDVADISQVNAGMDRAGHMLQGGVFLREFVTDDVAWAHIDIAGPGYHSGEPTGYLTKGGTGVPVRTLVQLVEDVAVNG, encoded by the coding sequence GTGACATCGCCCCGCACCACCACCCTGAGCCTGGTCGACACCGACCCGGCGGAGCTCGCCGTCGACGCGATCGTGATCGGCGTGCACAGCCAGACCGGAGAGCAGGGCGCCACCAGCGGCCTCGCCGGCACCCTGCTGCTCGCCAGCGGCGCGGAGAGCATCGCCGCCGCGTTCGACGGCAAGCTGACCGAGACGCTGGCGCTGCTCGGCGCGACCGGTGGCCCGGGCGAGGTGATCAAGCTGGCCACGCTGGGTACGGTCACCGCCCCGCTGGTCGTCGCGGTCGGGCTCGGCCCGGAGCCGTCGGGCGCCGCCCCGGCCCCGGAGACGCTGCGTCGGGCGGCCGGCGGCGCGATCCGGGCCCTGGCGGGCGCGCCGAAGGTGGCGCTGGCCATGCCGCTGCCGGACGACGCCGACGCGCCGGCCGCGCTGCGCGCGGTCGCGGAGGGCGCGCTGCTCGGCGGGTACCGGTTCGCCGGCTACAAGACCCGGCCGCAGCCGACCCGGCGGGAGCCGGTGGCCGAGGTGCTGGTCTCGGTGCCGGATGCCGGCGACGCGGGCGCCCTGGCGGAGATCAGCCGGGCGCAGGTGGTGGCCGGCGCGGTCCGGCTGAGCCGGGACTGGGTGAACACCGCGCCGAACGAGCTGCGTCCGCCGTCCTTCGCCGACGCGGTGGCCGACGCCGCCCGTGCGGCGGGCCTCGGCGTCGAGGTGCTGGACGAGGCGGCGCTGGCCGCCGGCGGGTACGGCGGCATCGTCGCGGTCGGGCAGGGCTCGGAGGCCCCGCCGCGCCTGGTGAAGCTCACCTACACCCCGCAGGACGGCGGCAACGGCAAGCGGGTCGCGCTGGTCGGCAAGGGGATCACCTTCGACACCGGCGGCATCTCGATCAAGCCGGCGCAGGGCATGTGGGAGATGAAGTCCGACATGGCGGGCGCCGCCGCGGTGGGTGCGGCCATGCTGGCGATCGCCGCGCTCAAGCCGGCGGTGGCGGTCAGCGCCTACCTGCCGATGGCGGAGAACATGCCGTCGGGCACCAGCTACCGGCCGGGTGACGTCATCAGCATGTACAGCGGCAAGAAGGTGGAGGTGCTCAACACCGACGCCGAGGGCCGGATGATCCTGGCCGACGCGATCGCCCGTGCCTGCGAGGACGGCACCGACTACCTGTTCGAGACCTCCACCCTGACCGGCGGCCAGGTGATCGCGCTGGGCAAGCGGATGGCCGGCGTCATGGGCACCGCGGAGCTGTGCGAGCGGGTCCGGACTGTCGGCGACGCGGTCGGCGAGCCGGCCTGGCCGATGCCGCTGCCGGACGACGTGCGCAAGGGCATGGACTCCGACGTGGCGGACATCTCGCAGGTCAACGCCGGGATGGACCGGGCCGGGCACATGTTGCAGGGCGGCGTGTTCCTGCGCGAGTTCGTGACCGACGACGTGGCCTGGGCGCACATCGACATCGCCGGGCCGGGCTACCACTCGGGCGAGCCGACCGGCTACCTGACCAAGGGCGGCACCGGCGTACCGGTCCGCACCCTGGTGCAGCTGGTCGAGGACGTCGCCGTCAACGGCTGA
- a CDS encoding aldo/keto reductase family protein, with translation MEFRHLGRSGLMVSEISYGNWITHGSQVEEDAAFACVRAALDAGITTFDTADVYAGTRAEDVLGRALQNERREGLEIFTKVYWPTGPGRNDRGLSRKHIMESINGSLRRLRTDYVDLYQAHRYDHSTPLEETMEAFADVVHSGKAHYIGVSEWTAAQLRAAHPLARELHIPLVSNQPQYSMLWRVIEAEVVPASEELGIGQIVWSPMAQGVLSGKYLPGQPPPAGSRATDEKSGAGFISRFMTDEVLTRVQQLKPLAEQAGLSMAQLAVAWVLQNPNVSSAIIGASRPEQVHDNVKAAGVKLDAELLKAIDEIVDPVTERNPAKTESPAQRP, from the coding sequence ATGGAATTCCGACACCTGGGCCGTTCCGGCCTGATGGTCAGCGAGATCTCGTACGGCAACTGGATCACCCACGGTTCGCAGGTCGAGGAGGACGCCGCGTTCGCCTGCGTCCGGGCCGCCCTCGACGCGGGGATCACCACCTTCGACACGGCCGACGTGTACGCCGGCACCCGGGCCGAGGACGTGCTCGGCCGGGCGCTGCAGAACGAGCGCCGCGAGGGCCTGGAGATCTTCACGAAGGTCTACTGGCCCACCGGTCCCGGTCGCAACGACCGCGGCCTGTCCCGCAAGCACATCATGGAGTCGATCAACGGCTCGCTCCGCCGGCTGCGCACCGACTACGTGGACCTCTACCAGGCCCACCGGTACGACCACAGCACGCCGCTGGAGGAGACGATGGAGGCGTTCGCCGACGTCGTGCACTCCGGCAAGGCGCACTACATCGGCGTCTCCGAGTGGACGGCGGCGCAGCTGCGTGCCGCCCACCCGCTCGCCCGGGAGCTGCACATCCCGCTGGTCTCCAACCAGCCTCAGTATTCGATGCTCTGGCGGGTCATCGAGGCCGAGGTCGTGCCGGCCAGCGAGGAGCTGGGCATCGGCCAGATCGTCTGGTCGCCGATGGCGCAGGGCGTGCTCTCCGGCAAGTACCTGCCGGGGCAGCCGCCGCCGGCCGGCTCCCGCGCCACCGACGAGAAGTCCGGTGCGGGCTTCATCTCCCGGTTCATGACCGACGAGGTGCTGACCCGGGTTCAGCAGCTCAAGCCGCTCGCTGAGCAGGCCGGGCTGAGCATGGCCCAACTCGCGGTGGCCTGGGTGCTGCAGAACCCGAACGTGTCGTCGGCGATCATCGGCGCGTCCCGCCCCGAGCAGGTGCACGACAACGTCAAGGCGGCCGGCGTGAAGCTCGACGCCGAGCTGCTCAAGGCGATCGACGAGATCGTCGACCCGGTCACCGAGCGGAACCCGGCCAAGACCGAATCCCCCGCCCAGCGTCCATAA